Proteins found in one Amblyraja radiata isolate CabotCenter1 chromosome 15, sAmbRad1.1.pri, whole genome shotgun sequence genomic segment:
- the plekhs1 gene encoding pleckstrin homology domain-containing family S member 1: MNKKGSRSSIFYTENIIKEEDILFEGYLTKSPPVYQFEQKKSWKRRYFVLGKSNDEHFLFYFTKQESSRKLPSRGEISIRKITELCIRPEYHPNWNVLQKHFSIHSSENVLLVQTEERGYFFIGDGNSIGSLHGVIANLRQGFPSEIKSQNTSIEPVKTEPNQQRDAPSWNKAEPIYASIKEVLLEAEANKQESAMPFVEHTFSETTEDSYDLHTQFPHRLSQPTRQPNIQEKPRSYSLPDTSCSIYDVPRKIMMENWRSRKVVSADSGIYEFMAATKECGGSASSIDCSASSEHLPEDNNMAKSDINPDVSTTENRAPREESNKGSTINMESLKTVLGEDTKGIKLEKKDITVFRDDFKNLELEELNDKVFVIHSDEKCAFRADDQIVAINKLQIYRVEEVDMLINRSMEEEVLATIMRQLETPKARSHQ; the protein is encoded by the exons aAATCATGGAAAAGGCGATATTTTGTGCTGGGAAAATCAAACGATGAACACTTCTTGTTTTATTTCACAAAACAagaatcaagcaggaaattacctTCACGGGGAGAAATATCTATAAGAAA AATTACAGAATTATGCATAAGACCAGAATACCATCCCAATTGGAATGTGCTTCAGAAACATTTTTCAATCCACTCTTCTGAAAACGTTCTTCTTGTGCAGACAGAAGAAAGAGGATACTTTTTTATTGGAGATGG AAATTCTATAGGATCACTGCACGGTGTAATCGCAAATCTGCGTCAAGGCTTTCCATCTGAAATCAAAAGTCAG AATACTTCCATTGAACCTGTGAAAACTGAGCCGAACCAACAACGAGACGCTCCCTCATGGAACAAAGCCGAACCAATTTACGCCTCAATCAAAGAAGTGCTCCTGGAAGCAGAG GCTAATAAACAAGAAAGTGCAATGCCATTTGTCGAACATACATTCTCAGAAACGACAGAAGACAGTTATGATTTGCACACCCAGTTCCCCCACAGGTTGTCACAG CCTACACGACAACCTAATATTCAAGAAAAGCCACGTAGTTATTCACTGCCAGACACGTCATGTTCCATCTACGATGTACCCAGGAAGATTATGATGGAA AATTGGAGAAGTAGGAAAGTAGTGTCAGCTGACTCGGGGATCTATGAGTTCATGGCCGCAAC TAAAGAGTGTGGTGGTTCAGCTTCATCAATCGACTGTTCTGCATCTTCTGAGCATTTACCTGAAGACAATAATATGGCAAA GAGTGACATTAATCCAGATGTTTCCACCACTGAAAATCGGGCACCGCGTGAAGAATCAAACAAAGGAAGTACAATTAATATGGAGTCATTGAAAACAGTGCTTGG TGAAGATACAAAAGGCATCAAGTTGGAAAAAAAGGATATTACAGTTTTCCGAGATGACTTCAAAAACCTTGAACTTGAGGAATTAAATGACAAAGTATT TGTGATTCATTCGGATGAGAAGTGTGCTTTCCGTGCTGATGATCAGATCGTGGCAATCAACAAGCTTCAGATTTATCGTGTGGAGGAAGTGGACATGTTAATAAACCGGTCAATGGAAGAGGAG GTGCTGGCCACCATAATGCGACAGCTCGAAACTCCAAAAGCACGAAGTCACCAGTGA